One genomic window of Sporocytophaga myxococcoides DSM 11118 includes the following:
- a CDS encoding peptidoglycan-binding domain-containing protein — MAIFNTTEALQVFQNVLVDGPCVLSNTVGLDGVNNANDVRALQNRLINLGFLSQNELGQEYPGTGVITQIADTSLEQTIGAISDFTRMALGIRLVQIRPKSTELKFLNMNRPRRGEISHIALSGDVGGVIPNITNATNNLTDVELVRNRLRVLGFLPLDSPNNMDTLTNAIKDFNFKMVMGSFNRIRPNSPELEVLNKPPRFRPSLINLENEVGEITNNPAGNKNTDVAAVQTRLNELGYLSTSDFNNELVSVTGTSTINVSQIPKTIVALKEFKIIRGFTSLAAGIIAPRSSALRILSNPLLPNSKGIFIQDSVGSTRRGTVPQNNRADVRVIQDRLHELGFLKPEHYVREKVSSIGTPATINQSSIPRTREALREFQANASLNVPTGIIELNTPNSNDRLMNNTTIWETIVGTVFALFDPTYGSGTYVNPNALNPMATAPTGDLTPDQERIYTAIIRSESDGNGEIPARLRNGSYTPTSFGKVQTIGSTALSHIISDTVLRNYYGLDSDELSLVNGIARDTESIYFRIEDIVLDEDDGAVDATLYDRVVNILTSEAISTPIYNRAVIRLTNERISQDTTYWNAFSLVTGLDIVYLSNMIEVNILRKMLTINTAAQIYGRGGAANTPGSYFNYITNLLGLRRSDVNLYSQSPSQQGEIRNGFVTKSILSSSIGQNIRNAMTDNSGLAIGKLVVRSTFNSVRTEYNTNAQTQQIVDQYISENPTYLNNILDADAVIAACTARRHNGGGTSQERLRNLGGQGGVLNNGYVRGVMRNWYNSRN; from the coding sequence ATGGCAATCTTTAATACAACAGAGGCTCTTCAGGTTTTCCAAAATGTTCTTGTCGATGGTCCTTGCGTCTTAAGTAATACTGTTGGACTCGATGGTGTTAACAATGCTAATGATGTAAGAGCCTTACAAAATAGGTTAATTAATCTGGGCTTTTTAAGCCAGAACGAATTAGGTCAAGAGTATCCTGGCACTGGAGTAATTACACAAATAGCAGATACAAGTTTAGAGCAAACAATTGGTGCGATTTCTGATTTTACCCGCATGGCATTAGGAATACGCCTTGTTCAAATTCGTCCCAAATCAACAGAGCTGAAATTTTTAAATATGAATCGTCCGAGACGTGGCGAAATATCTCATATAGCTTTGTCAGGAGATGTCGGTGGGGTAATACCGAATATCACCAATGCTACAAATAATCTGACAGACGTTGAATTAGTAAGAAATAGATTAAGAGTCCTTGGTTTCTTGCCTTTAGATAGTCCAAACAACATGGATACATTGACCAATGCTATAAAAGATTTTAATTTTAAAATGGTAATGGGGAGTTTCAATAGAATCAGACCGAATAGTCCTGAGTTAGAGGTTCTTAATAAGCCACCTCGATTCAGGCCAAGTTTAATCAATCTTGAAAATGAAGTTGGAGAAATTACTAATAATCCTGCTGGAAATAAAAATACAGATGTAGCAGCAGTTCAGACAAGGTTAAATGAGTTGGGCTATCTTTCAACTTCCGATTTTAATAACGAACTTGTGTCTGTAACAGGAACTTCAACTATTAATGTATCTCAAATTCCTAAAACGATTGTAGCTCTTAAAGAATTTAAGATTATAAGAGGATTTACCTCTTTGGCTGCAGGGATAATTGCGCCAAGGTCCAGTGCTCTTAGAATTTTGTCAAATCCTTTATTACCGAATAGCAAAGGGATCTTTATTCAAGACTCTGTAGGAAGCACAAGAAGAGGGACCGTGCCTCAGAATAATAGGGCAGATGTTAGAGTTATCCAAGATAGACTTCATGAACTTGGGTTCTTAAAGCCGGAGCATTATGTGAGGGAAAAGGTTTCTAGTATTGGCACTCCTGCCACAATTAATCAATCTAGTATCCCAAGAACACGAGAAGCCTTAAGGGAATTTCAGGCCAATGCTTCTTTGAATGTGCCAACTGGTATTATTGAACTTAATACTCCTAATAGTAATGACAGATTGATGAATAACACAACGATCTGGGAAACAATAGTAGGAACGGTTTTTGCTCTCTTCGATCCTACATACGGATCTGGCACATATGTCAACCCCAATGCACTTAATCCTATGGCAACTGCTCCAACAGGAGATTTAACTCCAGACCAGGAAAGAATATATACAGCGATAATTCGTAGTGAATCTGATGGTAATGGAGAAATTCCTGCTCGCTTAAGAAATGGATCTTACACCCCCACTTCTTTTGGGAAAGTACAAACTATTGGGTCGACTGCATTATCACATATTATAAGCGACACGGTTTTAAGGAATTATTATGGGTTAGATAGTGATGAATTATCTCTAGTTAATGGAATCGCTAGAGACACGGAATCCATTTATTTTAGGATTGAAGATATTGTACTGGACGAAGATGATGGTGCTGTTGATGCCACTCTTTATGACAGAGTTGTAAATATATTAACTAGTGAAGCAATTAGTACTCCTATTTATAATAGAGCTGTAATTAGACTAACTAATGAAAGAATTTCTCAAGATACAACATATTGGAATGCTTTTTCCTTAGTTACAGGTCTTGATATTGTTTATCTCAGTAATATGATTGAAGTTAACATCTTACGAAAGATGCTTACCATCAACACTGCTGCACAAATATATGGTCGAGGTGGTGCTGCCAATACACCAGGTAGTTATTTCAATTATATAACTAATTTATTGGGCCTTAGAAGAAGTGACGTGAATCTTTATTCCCAGTCACCAAGTCAACAAGGTGAAATAAGAAATGGTTTTGTTACGAAATCAATTCTAAGTTCATCAATTGGTCAAAATATCAGAAATGCCATGACTGATAATAGCGGTCTTGCAATTGGTAAGTTAGTTGTAAGGTCAACTTTTAATAGTGTAAGGACAGAATATAATACAAATGCACAAACTCAGCAAATAGTAGATCAATATATATCCGAAAACCCAACCTATTTGAATAACATATTAGATGCTGATGCGGTAATTGCCGCATGCACTGCCAGAAGGCATAATGGTGGAGGGACTTCTCAAGAAAGATTAAGAAATTTGGGTGGACAAGGAGGTGTACTAAACAATGGATATGTTAGGGGTGTAATGCGTAATTGGTATAATTCTAGGAACTAA
- a CDS encoding glycosyltransferase family 25 protein, whose protein sequence is MFQNYFDHTYLINLKHRKDRLDRALSECKNFDFEPEIITAVYGKDHLDKFINPHGIPEYAWNSGSMGLSMTTAKIIQDAKLKGYKSILILEDDVEFNNGLSKRLADNFHTIPSDWEMILMGGAHLEHLMKINFHIYRVQKSSCLHCYAIKETCYDFYLEQLEKMDMPIDHITMDIIQPRGKTYCFFPNMAYQRPSYSDIAERKVDYSFLR, encoded by the coding sequence ATGTTTCAAAACTATTTCGATCATACTTATCTCATCAACCTAAAGCACAGAAAGGATAGGTTAGATAGAGCATTATCAGAGTGCAAAAATTTTGATTTTGAGCCGGAAATTATAACAGCAGTTTATGGTAAAGATCATTTGGATAAATTTATCAATCCACATGGTATACCTGAGTATGCATGGAACTCTGGTAGCATGGGTCTTTCGATGACAACCGCTAAGATTATTCAAGATGCAAAGCTAAAGGGATATAAGTCAATTCTGATACTGGAAGATGATGTTGAATTTAATAATGGTTTATCAAAACGTCTCGCAGATAATTTCCATACTATACCTTCCGATTGGGAGATGATCCTAATGGGGGGAGCACATCTTGAACATCTTATGAAGATCAATTTTCATATTTATAGAGTTCAAAAATCAAGTTGTCTTCACTGCTATGCAATCAAAGAGACTTGTTATGATTTTTATCTCGAACAGCTTGAAAAGATGGACATGCCTATAGATCACATAACGATGGATATTATTCAGCCGAGAGGAAAGACCTATTGCTTTTTTCCGAATATGGCCTACCAGCGTCCATCCTATTCTGATATTGCAGAGAGAAAAGTAGATTATAGTTTTTTGAGGTAG